In one Desulfonatronum sp. SC1 genomic region, the following are encoded:
- the nadD gene encoding nicotinate (nicotinamide) nucleotide adenylyltransferase, translating into MKVGVFGGCFNPVHHGHLRLAVEALEILELDRVELVPAAIPPHKEQRGLLPYGLRCRLVQLAIRGVVDLHCSLIEGGRPGPSYTGDTLEELARAMPESQLFFLVGVPDLLTLPSWKNGLALTSKAHFVAVARQDMALETMRAFVRDHWPRSGEPYLRERDWRRVWEWPLEGGARSILLIHPPLVDVSSTMIRDYWNVGRDLRFLLPDSVLAELVRKRHLVDRYWASEEGGEVGEAVDINPGQPRGGCIHYR; encoded by the coding sequence ATGAAGGTCGGCGTCTTCGGCGGGTGCTTTAATCCCGTGCATCACGGCCATCTGCGTCTGGCCGTTGAAGCCCTGGAAATCCTGGAGCTGGACCGGGTGGAACTGGTTCCGGCCGCGATCCCGCCGCACAAGGAGCAGCGCGGGCTGTTGCCCTATGGGCTGCGTTGCCGCCTGGTCCAACTTGCGATTCGTGGGGTGGTCGACCTGCATTGCTCCCTGATCGAGGGCGGTCGCCCCGGTCCGTCGTACACCGGAGACACGCTGGAAGAGCTGGCTCGGGCAATGCCCGAAAGCCAGCTCTTTTTTTTGGTCGGCGTTCCGGATCTGCTGACCCTGCCCTCCTGGAAAAACGGCCTGGCCTTGACCAGCAAGGCCCATTTCGTGGCTGTTGCCCGACAGGACATGGCCCTGGAAACTATGCGGGCCTTTGTCCGCGACCATTGGCCCCGAAGCGGCGAGCCGTATTTGCGTGAACGGGATTGGAGACGTGTCTGGGAGTGGCCCCTGGAGGGCGGCGCGCGGTCGATCCTGTTGATCCATCCGCCCCTGGTGGACGTCAGCTCGACCATGATCCGGGACTACTGGAACGTGGGCCGCGATCTCCGGTTTCTTCTGCCGGACTCCGTGCTGGCCGAATTGGTCCGGAAGCGGCATTTGGTGGATCGGTATTGGGCAAGTGAAGAGGGGGGCGAAGTCGGCGAAGCCGTCGATATCAATCCCGGTCAGCCGAGAGGGGGCTGTATCCATTACCGATGA